The DNA segment GTCGCCTGCAGGGCGCCTGGCTTCCGGGGGCGCCTCGAGGGCCTCGAGGAGGCGGTCGGCTTCCTCGGGGCTGATCTTCCCTTCCTGGACCATCTTCAGGATCTGAAGGCGGTCGTCCATGCACGCTCCTCCTTCCGGGGGATTCCCTCCGGGGCGCTCAATCCCACGACTCGCCGGCGCCGGCCCGCTCCACCCGCACGGACCCCGTCTGGCTGCGGGCCTCGACGGAGAAGGGATCGCTCCCGGCTCGAGGGCCGGCGGCCTCCAGGCGGTTCCGGCCCGGACCGTGCTCCCGCTGCCACACCTTGAGATCCGGCAGGTCGGCCTCCAGGGAGCCGTGGAGCGAGCGGAGCCGCACCAGCGCCCGGGCGGCGAGCTCCTCGTCCAGCTGCACCCGGACCTGGCCGTTGGCCGTCTCGGCCAGGACGCCCTCGCCCGGCGGCAGGCCTTCCAGCTCGCCGTCGGTGGGAAGGCCGGCAGCCTGTCCTTCGCGCAGGGCCGAGAGCCGGGCACGCACCTGGCCGTTGGAGGTGCTCAGGCGCAACCGCCGGGCCGTCCCCACGAACTCCACCCGCCCGTTGGCGGTGGCCAGCCGGCCCTGGTGGGCCACGCACCCGTCCACCCGGATCCGGCCGTTGGCGGCCCGCAGGTCGAAGCCGCCCAGCTCCACACGCTCCACGGTGGCTGCTCCGTTGGCCACCCGCACCCGCAGCCGCTCGGCCCGCAGGCCCGACAGGTCCAGGGAGGCGTTGGCCAGGGAGAACTCCAGGCGGTAGCGCCCTTGCGACGGCAGCCGCAGGGTGGCGTCCACCCGTCCCATGAAACCCCACCACCGGTCCGTCCCCCGCAGCACCAGGCGGCCCCGCTCCTGTTCCACCTTCACCGCCTGTGCGGCCCGCTCGGCCGCCCGCTCCCGGTCGGCGCCGCGCACGTGTACTTCCCACTCCACGTGGTAGCGGTCGTCAGGGCTGGGCTCCACTGTGACGCGGCCGTTGGGCAGGCGGACCTCCACCTGGAAGAGCTCGCCCGCGCCCACCTCGCCCGAGTGACTCTGGGGGAACGCATAGCTGGTCCCCAGCCAATCGTTGAGCCAGCCGCTGCCGCTCTCCATCCAGTCGTGCAGCCGCTCGCCGAGCTGGTCCACCGCCCGCATCACCTGCTCGCCCACCTTCGAGGCGTCGAAGCCGGACCTCGCCTCGTCCTCCGCCTCGTCGAACCCGACCTCGGACGCCTCTTCCCGCGCTCGCTCCTGGCGGCGGTGTTCCTCCCGCCAGGGCTCGCCCGCTGCCTGGGGGCCGGCTTCGGCCCGGGGGCCCGCTGCTGCGCCCGCATCCGCCTGCGGACCCGCTGCCGCGCCCGGCTCCCCCGGCGCTCTCTCCACATCGGGCCCGGAGCCCGCAGGCCAGGCGCCTTCCTCTTCCAGCGCCTCCAGCAGGGTGAGGCCCTCGGCAGCCGAGATCTTCCCCTCTTCGATCATCCTGAGGATCATCAGGCGCTCGTTCCGCATGGTCGTCACCGATGGCGCCGCCAGGAAGCCCCCGACTTCAGCCGCGGGGAGGACTGGCGGCTTCTCTCCTTTCGGATTGGCTGCCATACTCTGAATGGTGATCTCGTGGCCACTCCAGTCCGCACGCAAGGCGCCGGGGTCAAGCCTCCGGCTTCAGCCGCGGGGTAGCTGACTCCTTCACGCCGGGCTTGAGGCGCTTCAGCACCTCGTCCACGCTCACGCTCCCCTGGCTCAGGGCCTCCAGGATCTGGCGGCGCTCCTCGGGGCTCGGACCCGCGGGCCGGCTCTCCCGGGCCTCGGGCCGCACCGGGTGCCCCAGGGCCTCGATCACCTGGTCCAGCCGGTTGCGGACGGTGGGGTACGAGACGCCCAGGACCCGCTCCACCTCCCGGATGTTCCCGCGGGAGACCAGGAAGATCTCCACGAAGCGTTGCTGCTCCGGGTCCAGGCGGGCCAGGGGCGTGAGATCGAAGCGACCCTCCACCGCCGTGCCGCACTTGGGACACTCCAGGCGGCTCACCCGCAGGGTCGCGTGGCAAGCGGGGCAGCGACCCACCCAGCGCCGGCCGGTTCGGCCGTTCTCGGGCATCGGCACCACCTCCTGGACTCCTTATACCACACAGGTGAGTGATGTCAATAGGTCGATCAACGTTTTTCATATCGTATGTGAACAACGTTGATTCCACGCTGAAGAGGAGGGCGGAGGCGGTCTAGGTCGGCAGGGCGCCGGCCCCCGGCAGCGGCTGGATCCGGCGCAGCAGGCCGTAGAAGCGCCCTGCGTCCAGGTCCACGGGCAACCCCAGGCGGACGCGTTCGGCCACGTACCGGGAGTAGAGCCAGGCGGGATCGGGCCGCCCGTCCCGAACCACCCCTTCACCTTCCCCTGCCTGCCCGTCGTCCTCGGCCCGACGGCTGGTGGGACGGCCCGCCGCATCGCCGAGCACGCGGGCGAGGAACTGCAGGGCCCACGCCTCCGCAGACTTCTCGTTCTGCGGCTTCGCCGTGCCCGCACGCACGGCGCGCCGGCGCCGCGCCGGCTTCCGCAGCGTGAGCACCAGGTCGTAGCGGACCGCTCCGGCGGAGGTGAGCTGCTTGAAGCTCCCCTGGCGCTTGTCCAGCGCCTGGACCTCGTCCAGCTCCAAGCCGGAGGCGGCGAGCGCCTCCTGCACCGCCTGCCAGACCCGGGCGCGGGCGTGGTGGAAGACCACCGTCATGGCGCGGCCCGGCTTCAGCACCCGGTGGGCCTCGCGGAAGGCGGCCGCCAGCAAGGTCTGGTAGGTGGCAAGGTTCCGCCCCCGCACCGGATCCACCACCATCTCCAGGGCCGGGTCGGTCCGCACCCCGAGCCACGCCTCCCAGAGCAGGTTCAGCTCGGAGTACATCAGGTTGTCCCCGAAGGGCGGGTCGGTGAAGACATAGTCCACGGACGCATCGGGCAGGCCGGCCAGATCCGTGGCCGACTGGGTGCCGATGCGCAGCGCCTCCCGGGGGTCGCCGGGGGCGTGGGCGCGCAGGAAGGCGGCGGCGGCCACGCCCTTCCGCAGGTGCCGGGCCAGCGCCTTCCCCACGTGGATCTCGTACGAGAGGGAGGGCAAGTAGAGGGTGCCCGAGAGCGGCCCGCGCTGCCGGGGCCACCGGTTCATGCGGGACGCGTTCCGGGCCACGGCCGTCCAGTGGAAGGCCAGGGCCCGCGCCTCCTCGGGCGGGAAGGCGTCCAGCCCAGCCCACAGGTGGGCGAGGGCCCGCAGGTTGCGGGGCGTGTAGAACTGGTCCACCCGGGTCAGCCCGTGCGAGAGGCGGGGCTGGTTCGACGAGAGCCCCACCGGCAACGGATCGGCGGGGTACCCGTCGGGCGGCGCCGCCGCGGCCAGCCGGGCCAGGTGGACCCGATCGGCATCGGTCACGGGCAGGTGGCGCTGGGAGTGGTTCCCGGGCAAGCAGCGCTCCACGGGCTCCTGCACCGCCAGCCCAGCGGGCCCCCAGACCCGGATCAGCGCCGTCTTGGAGAGGGTGCGGCCGCACTTGGGGCAGGGGAAGCGGGTGAGCACGCGGCGGCCGCCCGCGCCCGGAGGGCACCCGACGGCCGCGTCCCAGAAGAGGAAGCTCCCGCCGCACTCGGGACACTGGAAACGGTCGCTCCACACGGTGTACTCCAGCTCCACGGCGGACTCCAGGGGGCCGCCGCCCTCCCCGGGGGTCCGGTAGAGCTCGGAGAGGTACGGCTGCGCCGCCCGCAGCCATGCCTCGCCGGCCCGCCGGAGCACCGGCGGCGGCAGGGGGCTCAGGTAGCCGTGGGCGATGAAGGTGGCCGCAGGGGAAAGGTCCACCAGCACGGCGCGCCGGCCGGTGAGGCGGGCGGCGACCCCCGTCATCCCCGACCCGCAGAAGGGGTCCAGGACCACCTCGCCCGGCCGCGTGTGGCGCTCGATCATCTCCGCGATGGGCTGGTGCGGCACCTTGGTGTGGTAGGGGTGGAGCATGTAGAGGGGGTCGTTCTTCCCCCCGGAGAGGAGGCTGGCGGCGCGACCTCTCTCGACCTCCCCGGCCGGTGTCGGGTCCCCGGCGCGCCCGCCCCGGCACACCTCGCCCAGCCACGGGTTCGGGCCGGCCGTGTAGAGGGGCGGCGCGTCCAGCCTCCACGCCCGGCGGGGACCTCCACCTGACGGGCAGCGTTCCTCATCCTGCACGGCGCGCTCCTGCCCCCCTCCAGCTCTCCCAGCACTTCCCGGCAGGCGTGCGCGGCTCCTTCCCGGTTGCCACCCTCGGGGCTGCCCGGCCGGCGGCCGGTGTCCCCCTCCCACCCATCTCCCCGCCGCGACCGTCGCGTCCTCTTCCTCCGGACGCAGGATTTGCCAGAATAGGAAGCGAAGCCTCCTGTGCTGGATGGGTGTACGGGTCGCCAGGAGGGTCCTCGATGGAGGATGCGAAGCTCGAAACGCAGCACGAGCCGCCCGACTCATCCGCTCCCGCCTCTCCGTCCCCGGACGCCGGCGCATCGGATGCCGAACCCGAGCCCGAGAGCCGCGACGGCCTCATCGAGGTACGCGACGGGAAGCTTCACCTCCAGCCGCCCCGCGGTTTGGGCGCCATCCCCACCCTGGAGGCGCGTGGCGGCGTTCAGGTGCGGCTGCGGGGACAGCCGGCGGCAGGCCGCTTCCCACTGGAGAAGATCGACGACCTGGAGGTCATCCTCCCCGACGAGGCGGCCGAGAGCCACCTGGAGGTGGAGGTCACCTCCGACCGCATGGAAGCGTACCTCACCTGGGTGGTGAAGGTGGGGCGGCGCATGCGCCTGCGGGCCCACCCGCCCGCACGCCACGTGGTCCTCGAGCCCGAGGTGGAGACAGAGGGCTCCCTTCCCCAGCTGACCCCCGAGGAGATCGTCCAGACCCTGCGCGAGCACGGCGTCCTCTACGGCCTGCTGGACGCGACCATCGCCCGCATTCCCCAGGAGCCCAACCGCCGGATCAAGGTGGCCGAAGGGGTTCCCCCGCAGGAGCCCAAGGACGGCCGCGTCCGGATCCCCGTGCTGGAGGAGGCCCAGGCGCGAGAGAAGGCCCGCGCCGCCGAGATCGAGGAAGCCCAGCGGCTCGACGTGATCCGCGAGCTGGCCGTCCCCTCGGTGATGGTGGGCGAGGTGGCCGCCTTCTGCGAGCCGCCGGAGCCCGGTACCGCCGGCCGGGACGTGACCGGGAACGAGGTTCCCGCCCGCTCGCCCAAGCCCGTCCGCCTCACAGCGGGGCCCGGTTGCCGGGTGGAGGAAGGGAGGGTGGCCTACGCGGAGCGCACGGGCCGGCCCGAGCTGCGGGGCGACACCATCCAGATCGTGCCCATGCACGAGGTCCGCGGGGACCTGACGGCCAAACGGGGCCACGTGCGCTTCGACGGCGACATCCAGGTGGGCGGCAGCGTCACCGAGTCGGTGCGCCTCGAGAGCGGCGGCCAGATCCGGGTGGTCGGGTCCGTGAGCGGCGCGTACGTGGCAGGGCTGACGGGCATCGTCATCCAGCGGGCCGCCATCAGCTCCCAGCTCGTGGCCGGCGGCTCCTTCGCCTTCGCGGCCGAGCTCCTCGGGCCACTGGAGGACGGCATCCGGGGCCTCTCGGACCTGGAAGGGATGGCCGACCAGGTGCTCCGCCGCCTCAGCCAGCAGGGCGCCGGACCCGCCTCCGGAGGCTCCGACGCCACCGAGCGGGGCCTGCTGGAGCGGCTCCTCCAGCTGAAGTTCAAGCAGCTCCCGGACCGCCTTACCCAGTTGGGCAAGAAGCTCATGGAGCACCCGGCGCTCCTGGGCGAGCAAGATCAAGTGCTGGCTCAACGGCTCGTGCGGGGGCTGGTGCCCGGGATTCGCGACGGCAGCCTGCTCCCCCTGCGCGAGCCCGTCCAGCAGCTCGAGACGCTGCGCCTGCACCTGCAGCACCATCCGGCCCGGTCCGCCTCCATCACCGTCGACTCGCTCCAGAACAGCCGCTGCATCGCGAGCGGAACCCTGGAGGTGACCGGCAAGGCGATCTACAACTCCCAGGTGTACGCCCGCATGGGCGTCAAGGGGCCGGCCGCCCAGCTCATCGGCGGGTCGCTCCGGATCCAGTCGGGACATGCGGACCTGGGCTCCGTGGGCGCCGAGGCCGGCACCGTCACCT comes from the Limnochorda pilosa genome and includes:
- a CDS encoding DNA methyltransferase; the encoded protein is MQDEERCPSGGGPRRAWRLDAPPLYTAGPNPWLGEVCRGGRAGDPTPAGEVERGRAASLLSGGKNDPLYMLHPYHTKVPHQPIAEMIERHTRPGEVVLDPFCGSGMTGVAARLTGRRAVLVDLSPAATFIAHGYLSPLPPPVLRRAGEAWLRAAQPYLSELYRTPGEGGGPLESAVELEYTVWSDRFQCPECGGSFLFWDAAVGCPPGAGGRRVLTRFPCPKCGRTLSKTALIRVWGPAGLAVQEPVERCLPGNHSQRHLPVTDADRVHLARLAAAAPPDGYPADPLPVGLSSNQPRLSHGLTRVDQFYTPRNLRALAHLWAGLDAFPPEEARALAFHWTAVARNASRMNRWPRQRGPLSGTLYLPSLSYEIHVGKALARHLRKGVAAAAFLRAHAPGDPREALRIGTQSATDLAGLPDASVDYVFTDPPFGDNLMYSELNLLWEAWLGVRTDPALEMVVDPVRGRNLATYQTLLAAAFREAHRVLKPGRAMTVVFHHARARVWQAVQEALAASGLELDEVQALDKRQGSFKQLTSAGAVRYDLVLTLRKPARRRRAVRAGTAKPQNEKSAEAWALQFLARVLGDAAGRPTSRRAEDDGQAGEGEGVVRDGRPDPAWLYSRYVAERVRLGLPVDLDAGRFYGLLRRIQPLPGAGALPT
- a CDS encoding DUF2089 domain-containing protein produces the protein MPENGRTGRRWVGRCPACHATLRVSRLECPKCGTAVEGRFDLTPLARLDPEQQRFVEIFLVSRGNIREVERVLGVSYPTVRNRLDQVIEALGHPVRPEARESRPAGPSPEERRQILEALSQGSVSVDEVLKRLKPGVKESATPRLKPEA
- a CDS encoding FapA family protein; translation: MEDAKLETQHEPPDSSAPASPSPDAGASDAEPEPESRDGLIEVRDGKLHLQPPRGLGAIPTLEARGGVQVRLRGQPAAGRFPLEKIDDLEVILPDEAAESHLEVEVTSDRMEAYLTWVVKVGRRMRLRAHPPARHVVLEPEVETEGSLPQLTPEEIVQTLREHGVLYGLLDATIARIPQEPNRRIKVAEGVPPQEPKDGRVRIPVLEEAQAREKARAAEIEEAQRLDVIRELAVPSVMVGEVAAFCEPPEPGTAGRDVTGNEVPARSPKPVRLTAGPGCRVEEGRVAYAERTGRPELRGDTIQIVPMHEVRGDLTAKRGHVRFDGDIQVGGSVTESVRLESGGQIRVVGSVSGAYVAGLTGIVIQRAAISSQLVAGGSFAFAAELLGPLEDGIRGLSDLEGMADQVLRRLSQQGAGPASGGSDATERGLLERLLQLKFKQLPDRLTQLGKKLMEHPALLGEQDQVLAQRLVRGLVPGIRDGSLLPLREPVQQLETLRLHLQHHPARSASITVDSLQNSRCIASGTLEVTGKAIYNSQVYARMGVKGPAAQLIGGSLRIQSGHADLGSVGAEAGTVTYLEFVEGGVLHTQRILPNVQVRIGQAARRIEQEIAQPVRVKLNTEGEVVVEPDR
- a CDS encoding DUF4097 family beta strand repeat-containing protein, translating into MRNERLMILRMIEEGKISAAEGLTLLEALEEEGAWPAGSGPDVERAPGEPGAAAGPQADAGAAAGPRAEAGPQAAGEPWREEHRRQERAREEASEVGFDEAEDEARSGFDASKVGEQVMRAVDQLGERLHDWMESGSGWLNDWLGTSYAFPQSHSGEVGAGELFQVEVRLPNGRVTVEPSPDDRYHVEWEVHVRGADRERAAERAAQAVKVEQERGRLVLRGTDRWWGFMGRVDATLRLPSQGRYRLEFSLANASLDLSGLRAERLRVRVANGAATVERVELGGFDLRAANGRIRVDGCVAHQGRLATANGRVEFVGTARRLRLSTSNGQVRARLSALREGQAAGLPTDGELEGLPPGEGVLAETANGQVRVQLDEELAARALVRLRSLHGSLEADLPDLKVWQREHGPGRNRLEAAGPRAGSDPFSVEARSQTGSVRVERAGAGESWD